The following proteins are encoded in a genomic region of Candidatus Leptovillus gracilis:
- the nifJ gene encoding pyruvate:ferredoxin (flavodoxin) oxidoreductase, whose translation MTKQMTTLDGNEAAAYVAHKVNEVIAIYPITPSSAMGEFADQWSAEGQTNLWGAVPMVVEMQSEGGAAGAVHGALQTGALTTTFTASQGLLLMIPNMYKIAGELTSTVFHIAARSLAAQGLSIFGDHADVMAARNTGWALLSSNSVQEAHDFALIASAATLEARIPFLHFFDGFRTSHELNKIELLEEEVMRAMIDDELVRAHRERGLTPDQPVLRGTAQNPDVYFQARESANPFYLVAPGIVQKAMDKFAALTGRQYQLFEYAGAPDAERVIVIMGSGAETVQETAAYLAAKGEKVGVVKVRLYRPFDIAAFVKVLPSTVKTIAVLDRTKEPGSTGEPMYLDVVTAVAEALATGEAPFTTFPRIIGGRYGLSSKEFTPGMVKAVYDELTQPKPKNSFTIGINDDVTHTSLEWDKEFDIEADDVVRAVFYGLGSDGTVGANKNSIKIIGEDTDNYAQGYFVYDSKKAGSVTVSHLRFGPRPINAAYLVQTASFVACHQFSFLERYDVLRLAKTGAVFLLNSPYGPDEVWDQLPRSMQEIIIQKRIKFYVVDAYSVAKDVGMGNRINTIMQTCFFAISGVLPTDEAIAAIKYAIKKTYSKRGDVVVQANYNAVDSALAQMHLVRVPAEASSTFERAPMVPDYAPEFIQSVTARIIEGLGDDLPVSAMPVDGTYPTGTTKWEKRNIATEIPVWDSEICIQCGKCSLVCPHGVIRMKIYDTELLADAPATFKSSPARFKEFKDQMFTLQVAPEDCTGCTLCVEVCPVKNKQQPKFKAINMAPQIPLRDAERENWDFFLNLPEVDRTSIPLNQVKYSQLLEPLFEFSGACAGCGETPYLKLLSQLFGDRAMIANATGCSSIYGGNLPTTPWAKNDDGRGPAWSNSLFEDNAEFGFGMRVALDQRIEGATFILRNLREVVGAELADSILFAEQTDEAEINAQRTRVVDLKKRLEALLAELEAGSVRSQLENLRSMADVFVRKSVWIVGGDGWAYDIDYGGLDHVLASGRNVNVLVMDTEVYSNTGGQMSKATPRGAVAKFAAAGKPMAKKDMGLLAMTYGSIYVARIAMGANDAQTIRAFLEAEAYDGPSLILAYSHCVAHGYDLKYGLEQQKAAVDTAYWPLYRFNPDLVMEGKNPLSLDSREPKMSLDKYIYREGRYKMLTQSHPERAAKLLELAQGDVEARWEQYTQLAKGSGSNGKE comes from the coding sequence ATGACAAAACAAATGACCACGCTGGATGGCAATGAAGCTGCGGCTTATGTTGCCCACAAGGTAAACGAAGTGATCGCTATCTACCCCATCACCCCCTCTTCGGCGATGGGCGAGTTTGCCGACCAATGGTCGGCTGAGGGCCAGACCAACCTCTGGGGCGCCGTTCCCATGGTGGTGGAAATGCAGTCGGAAGGCGGCGCGGCTGGCGCGGTGCATGGTGCATTGCAGACTGGCGCGTTAACCACCACCTTTACCGCCTCGCAGGGGCTGCTGCTGATGATCCCCAATATGTACAAAATTGCCGGTGAGCTAACGTCCACAGTGTTTCACATTGCGGCGCGTTCTCTGGCGGCGCAAGGGCTGTCTATTTTTGGCGATCACGCCGATGTGATGGCTGCCCGTAATACTGGCTGGGCTTTGTTGTCATCTAATTCAGTCCAAGAAGCCCACGACTTTGCCCTCATTGCTTCGGCGGCCACGCTGGAAGCGCGTATCCCGTTCTTACACTTCTTTGACGGTTTCCGCACGTCGCACGAGCTGAATAAAATTGAGCTGTTAGAAGAAGAAGTGATGCGGGCGATGATTGATGATGAACTGGTGCGCGCCCATCGGGAACGAGGTCTCACGCCAGACCAGCCGGTGCTGCGCGGCACAGCGCAAAACCCAGACGTGTACTTCCAGGCGCGGGAAAGCGCCAATCCGTTTTATCTGGTGGCGCCGGGCATCGTGCAGAAGGCGATGGATAAATTTGCGGCGCTGACCGGCCGGCAGTACCAATTGTTTGAGTATGCCGGCGCGCCCGATGCCGAACGGGTCATTGTGATCATGGGTTCTGGCGCGGAGACGGTGCAAGAAACGGCCGCCTACCTGGCGGCGAAAGGCGAAAAAGTGGGCGTCGTGAAAGTGCGCCTGTATCGGCCGTTTGATATTGCCGCGTTTGTGAAGGTGCTGCCGTCCACCGTAAAAACCATTGCTGTGTTAGACCGCACCAAAGAGCCAGGCTCAACTGGTGAACCGATGTATCTGGATGTGGTAACGGCCGTTGCCGAAGCCTTAGCCACCGGCGAAGCCCCCTTCACTACCTTCCCGCGCATCATTGGCGGCCGATACGGCCTCTCCTCCAAAGAATTTACCCCCGGCATGGTTAAAGCCGTCTACGACGAGCTGACCCAGCCCAAACCCAAGAACAGCTTCACCATTGGCATCAACGACGACGTCACCCACACCAGCCTGGAATGGGACAAAGAATTCGACATCGAAGCCGACGACGTGGTGCGCGCCGTATTCTATGGCCTCGGTTCCGACGGCACCGTGGGCGCCAACAAAAACTCCATCAAAATCATCGGCGAAGACACCGACAACTACGCCCAGGGCTACTTTGTCTACGATTCCAAAAAAGCGGGTTCCGTCACCGTATCCCACCTGCGCTTTGGTCCGCGCCCCATCAACGCCGCCTACCTGGTGCAGACGGCCAGCTTTGTCGCCTGCCACCAATTCAGCTTCCTGGAACGGTACGACGTGCTGCGGCTGGCGAAAACCGGCGCCGTCTTTCTGCTCAACAGCCCTTATGGTCCTGACGAAGTTTGGGACCAACTGCCCCGCTCTATGCAGGAAATCATCATCCAAAAGCGCATCAAGTTTTACGTGGTAGATGCCTACAGTGTCGCCAAAGACGTGGGCATGGGCAACCGCATTAACACCATCATGCAAACCTGCTTCTTTGCCATCAGCGGCGTGCTGCCCACCGACGAAGCCATCGCGGCCATCAAATACGCCATCAAAAAGACCTACAGCAAGCGGGGCGATGTGGTGGTGCAGGCAAATTACAACGCCGTAGACAGCGCCCTGGCCCAAATGCACCTGGTCCGCGTGCCGGCCGAAGCCAGCAGCACCTTCGAGCGTGCGCCGATGGTTCCCGACTATGCGCCGGAATTCATCCAATCAGTAACCGCCCGCATTATTGAAGGTCTGGGCGATGACCTGCCCGTCAGCGCCATGCCCGTGGACGGAACGTACCCCACCGGCACGACGAAATGGGAGAAACGCAACATCGCCACCGAAATCCCGGTATGGGACTCGGAAATTTGTATCCAGTGCGGTAAATGCTCGCTGGTCTGCCCGCACGGCGTTATCCGCATGAAGATTTATGACACAGAACTGCTGGCGGATGCGCCAGCAACCTTTAAATCTTCACCGGCGCGTTTCAAAGAATTTAAGGATCAGATGTTCACCTTGCAAGTGGCCCCGGAAGATTGTACCGGCTGCACGCTGTGCGTGGAGGTCTGCCCGGTCAAGAACAAACAGCAGCCGAAGTTCAAAGCCATCAACATGGCCCCGCAAATTCCGCTGCGCGACGCGGAACGGGAAAACTGGGACTTTTTCCTCAATCTGCCGGAAGTAGACCGCACCAGCATCCCGCTGAATCAGGTGAAATATTCGCAGTTGTTGGAGCCGTTGTTTGAGTTTTCTGGCGCGTGCGCCGGTTGTGGCGAGACGCCTTACCTGAAGCTGCTGAGCCAACTCTTCGGCGACCGGGCGATGATTGCCAACGCCACCGGCTGCTCTTCTATCTATGGTGGCAACCTGCCCACAACACCCTGGGCAAAAAATGATGACGGCCGTGGCCCTGCCTGGTCCAACTCCTTGTTTGAAGACAATGCCGAGTTTGGCTTTGGGATGCGCGTCGCGCTGGATCAACGCATTGAAGGGGCTACCTTTATCCTGCGCAATTTGCGGGAAGTGGTTGGCGCCGAACTGGCCGATTCCATCCTGTTTGCCGAACAAACCGACGAGGCAGAGATCAATGCCCAGCGGACGCGGGTGGTGGATTTGAAGAAACGCCTGGAAGCGTTGTTGGCGGAGTTGGAAGCCGGCAGCGTTCGCAGCCAATTGGAAAACCTGCGCAGCATGGCCGACGTTTTTGTGCGCAAGAGCGTCTGGATTGTGGGCGGCGATGGTTGGGCCTACGACATTGACTATGGTGGGTTAGACCATGTGCTGGCGTCTGGCCGCAACGTCAACGTCCTGGTCATGGACACCGAGGTGTATTCCAATACCGGTGGACAGATGTCTAAAGCAACCCCACGCGGGGCGGTGGCCAAGTTTGCCGCCGCCGGTAAGCCAATGGCTAAGAAAGACATGGGGCTGTTGGCGATGACCTACGGCAGCATCTACGTGGCCCGCATCGCCATGGGGGCCAACGACGCGCAAACCATCCGCGCTTTCCTGGAAGCGGAAGCGTATGATGGACCCTCGCTGATTTTGGCCTACAGCCACTGCGTGGCCCATGGTTACGATCTGAAGTATGGTCTGGAGCAGCAAAAAGCGGCCGTGGACACCGCTTACTGGCCGCTGTATCGCTTTAATCCAGACCTGGTGATGGAAGGCAAGAATCCGTTGAGCCTGGATTCGCGTGAACCGAAGATGTCTTTGGACAAATATATCTACCGTGAAGGGCGGTATAAGATGTTAACCCAAAGCCACCCGGAGCGGGCGGCAAAGCTGCTTGAACTGGCCCAGGGGGACGTCGAAGCGCGTTGGGAACAATACACGCAGTTGGCGAAAGGCTCTGGCAGCAACGGCAAAGAGTAG
- a CDS encoding dihydroorotate dehydrogenase-like protein, translated as MDLTTTYLGMKLKNPLVPSSSPLMRTVDNLRWMEDAGAAAVVLHSLFEEQINIESHTLNHYLTQGVESFAEALSYFPEAQDYRTGPQEYLEHIQKAKSALEIPVIASLNGVSTGGWVTYARQIQEAGADALELNVYYIPTDPHLTGSEVEQIYLDVLKDVKSAVTIPVTMKLNPYFSAMANMAHRLADGGADGLVLFNRFYQPDLDLETLEVVPNLKLSTSTELRLPLRWVAILYGRINTSLALTTGIHTVTDVLKAVAAGADITMMASELLRNGINRLKVLSLGLEEWLVENEYESLAQLKGSMSQINCPEPAAFERANYMKVLSSYAPDYPWRMEIPTGD; from the coding sequence ATGGATCTGACCACGACCTATCTTGGCATGAAACTTAAAAACCCACTGGTTCCCTCATCTTCCCCGTTGATGCGCACCGTGGATAACTTGCGTTGGATGGAAGACGCCGGCGCAGCGGCCGTTGTGCTGCATTCGCTGTTTGAAGAGCAAATTAATATCGAAAGCCACACCTTGAATCATTACCTGACGCAAGGTGTGGAAAGTTTTGCCGAAGCTCTGTCTTATTTCCCGGAGGCCCAGGATTACAGAACCGGCCCGCAGGAATATCTGGAACACATTCAAAAAGCCAAATCGGCTTTGGAAATCCCGGTGATTGCCAGCCTGAACGGCGTTTCGACTGGGGGGTGGGTGACGTATGCTCGCCAGATTCAGGAAGCCGGGGCAGACGCTTTGGAATTGAATGTTTACTACATCCCCACGGATCCTCATCTGACAGGCAGTGAAGTGGAGCAGATTTATCTGGATGTACTCAAAGACGTGAAATCGGCCGTTACCATTCCGGTGACGATGAAGTTGAATCCGTATTTTAGCGCCATGGCCAATATGGCCCACCGGTTGGCCGATGGCGGGGCGGATGGGCTGGTGTTGTTTAACCGTTTTTACCAGCCGGACCTGGACCTGGAGACGTTGGAAGTTGTGCCGAATCTGAAGCTGAGTACGTCTACAGAACTGCGCCTGCCGCTGCGCTGGGTGGCTATTTTGTACGGCCGTATCAATACCAGTCTTGCCCTCACCACCGGCATCCACACCGTCACCGATGTGTTGAAGGCTGTCGCCGCCGGCGCCGACATCACCATGATGGCCTCGGAACTGCTGCGCAACGGCATCAATCGCCTCAAAGTGTTGTCGCTGGGTCTGGAAGAGTGGCTCGTCGAAAACGAATACGAGTCGCTGGCGCAGTTGAAAGGCAGCATGAGCCAGATTAACTGCCCGGAACCGGCCGCGTTTGAACGGGCCAACTATATGAAAGTTCTGAGTTCTTACGCGCCAGACTATCCCTGGCGTATGGAAATCCCCACCGGCGATTAA
- a CDS encoding phosphoribosylanthranilate isomerase, which translates to MTKVKICGITNLEDALASADAGADYLGFIFYPPSKRAVDVNTVERITAVLRGRDRCPYLVGVFVNETGTRMAQILADCRLDFAQLSGEEVPSLIGEASSPLFGRAYKALRPATLTEAEVEAEWFLPPPDRKEGQRQKAKEARPSLLIDTYHPTLRGGTGETGDWALSARLAQDIPGLMLAGGLSAANVAAAVRQVRPFAVDTASGVEAAPGKKDHALVRAFIQNANL; encoded by the coding sequence ATGACCAAAGTAAAAATTTGCGGCATCACGAACCTGGAAGACGCCCTGGCGTCGGCCGACGCCGGCGCGGATTACCTGGGGTTTATCTTCTACCCGCCCAGCAAACGGGCTGTAGATGTGAATACAGTGGAGAGGATAACGGCCGTTCTCCGCGGCCGTGACCGCTGCCCTTATCTGGTAGGTGTGTTTGTCAACGAAACCGGCACGCGCATGGCCCAAATTTTAGCCGACTGCCGTCTGGACTTCGCCCAGCTCAGCGGCGAAGAAGTGCCTTCGCTCATCGGCGAAGCCTCATCTCCTCTCTTTGGCCGGGCCTACAAGGCGCTGCGCCCCGCTACCCTCACTGAAGCGGAGGTGGAAGCGGAGTGGTTTTTGCCACCACCTGATAGGAAAGAAGGCCAAAGACAAAAGGCAAAAGAGGCGCGTCCCAGTTTACTCATCGACACCTATCACCCCACGCTGCGTGGTGGTACCGGGGAGACCGGCGACTGGGCGTTGAGCGCCAGACTGGCGCAAGACATCCCCGGACTCATGCTGGCGGGCGGTCTCAGCGCCGCTAACGTGGCCGCCGCTGTGCGCCAGGTGCGCCCCTTTGCCGTTGATACTGCCAGCGGCGTGGAGGCCGCGCCCGGTAAAAAAGACCATGCTCTAGTGCGCGCCTTTATTCAAAACGCCAATTTGTAG
- a CDS encoding ABC transporter permease, which yields MNLEIILHAGLATGTILLFAAIGEIFSERAGVLNLGVEGMMLMGAMAGFSTSLSTGNVWLGLLAALIAGGILSLAHGLVTIHFQADQVVSGLSLTFLGTGLALVLGEGLTGKNPPLVPSFSIPGLEAIPFIGPVFFTNHSLLVYVGYLFAPLAWYYIFHTRPGLHLRAVGEKPDAADTMGVSVYGLRYLYVFIGGCLAGLAGATISLSVSPGWYSAQTTSGQGWIAVGLVIFAQWNPLRAAFGAYLFGALRRGILDLQGPAILLGMKNPLYVNSNFGFFLQMTPYILTILALVIGSRQAARKRLGAPAALGLPYIRGERGL from the coding sequence ATGAATCTAGAAATTATCCTGCACGCCGGTCTGGCTACCGGCACAATTTTGCTGTTTGCGGCCATTGGCGAAATTTTTTCCGAGCGCGCCGGGGTGTTGAATCTGGGTGTGGAAGGCATGATGCTTATGGGGGCCATGGCCGGATTTAGCACGTCGCTGTCCACAGGCAATGTGTGGCTGGGTTTATTGGCGGCTCTCATTGCCGGTGGCATCCTCAGCCTGGCGCATGGCCTGGTGACGATCCATTTCCAGGCGGATCAGGTGGTCAGCGGTTTGTCGCTGACATTCCTGGGCACAGGGCTGGCCCTGGTATTGGGCGAAGGGCTGACCGGCAAAAACCCGCCGTTGGTCCCCTCCTTCAGCATCCCTGGTCTGGAAGCCATTCCCTTTATCGGCCCGGTCTTTTTTACCAACCACAGTTTGTTGGTATACGTCGGTTATTTGTTCGCGCCGCTGGCCTGGTATTACATCTTCCACACCCGCCCAGGGCTGCACCTGCGCGCCGTAGGCGAAAAACCGGACGCCGCCGATACCATGGGCGTCAGCGTCTATGGCCTGCGCTACCTGTATGTGTTCATCGGCGGCTGCCTGGCAGGGCTGGCCGGAGCAACCATCAGCTTGTCGGTATCGCCGGGCTGGTACAGCGCCCAAACCACATCCGGGCAGGGCTGGATCGCCGTCGGGTTGGTGATTTTTGCCCAATGGAACCCACTACGGGCGGCGTTTGGCGCGTATCTGTTTGGGGCGCTGCGGCGCGGGATTCTGGACTTACAGGGACCGGCTATTTTGTTGGGGATGAAAAATCCCTTGTATGTTAATTCTAATTTTGGCTTCTTTTTGCAGATGACGCCGTATATTTTGACGATTCTGGCGCTGGTGATTGGCTCGCGGCAGGCGGCGCGCAAGCGGTTGGGCGCACCGGCGGCGCTGGGGCTGCCCTATATTCGCGGGGAGCGGGGATTGTAG
- a CDS encoding ABC transporter permease gives MTLPFTVLFEKRMDDVPKWLPAATSVGSVVIAFIISGIILKLIGGDPMRVGRFFFDATFASWAAFSDTLVKATPLIMVGLACTVAFKMKLWNIGAEGQFYIGAFAASLVVLIPMVPLDSPKIVIIGLMIIMGMIGGAAWGFIPGVLKGKFGVNEIITTLMLNYIAILWNNFWIFNKWSDAGFQMTPAFPKSAWLPRLADYAREYKAFSGITLHLGVVIALVATVVVWWVLERSRWGYEIKLTGDNKEAARYAGINIVRNVILVMMFSGALAGLAGMSEISGVVHRLQERISPGYGFTGIIVAWLAKLNPFAVVLVAVLFGALIVAGREIQPSGLAQLLQGIILFMVISSDVLLRYKIRIIRLQPATAVEVETA, from the coding sequence ATGACACTGCCATTCACCGTCTTGTTCGAAAAACGCATGGACGACGTGCCCAAATGGCTGCCAGCGGCCACCTCCGTCGGCTCGGTGGTGATCGCCTTTATCATCAGCGGCATCATCCTCAAACTCATCGGCGGCGACCCCATGCGCGTGGGGCGGTTTTTCTTCGACGCCACCTTCGCCAGTTGGGCCGCCTTCTCAGACACACTGGTCAAAGCCACGCCATTGATTATGGTCGGCCTGGCCTGCACTGTCGCCTTCAAAATGAAGCTGTGGAACATCGGCGCCGAAGGCCAGTTCTACATTGGTGCTTTTGCTGCCAGCCTGGTCGTTCTCATTCCCATGGTCCCGCTGGACAGCCCCAAAATCGTCATCATCGGCCTGATGATCATCATGGGCATGATCGGCGGCGCGGCCTGGGGTTTTATCCCCGGCGTTCTCAAAGGCAAATTTGGCGTGAACGAGATCATCACTACCCTGATGCTCAACTACATCGCCATTTTGTGGAACAACTTCTGGATTTTTAACAAATGGTCCGACGCCGGTTTCCAGATGACGCCGGCCTTCCCCAAATCGGCCTGGCTGCCCCGGCTGGCCGATTACGCCCGCGAGTACAAGGCATTTTCCGGCATTACCCTGCACCTGGGGGTGGTCATTGCCCTGGTAGCCACCGTGGTGGTCTGGTGGGTGCTGGAACGCAGCCGTTGGGGCTACGAAATTAAGCTAACCGGCGACAACAAAGAAGCGGCCCGTTACGCCGGCATCAACATCGTGCGCAACGTCATTTTGGTGATGATGTTTTCCGGGGCGCTGGCGGGGCTGGCCGGCATGTCGGAAATTAGCGGCGTGGTCCACCGCCTGCAAGAGCGTATCTCGCCTGGGTATGGTTTCACCGGCATCATCGTCGCCTGGCTGGCCAAGCTCAACCCCTTCGCCGTGGTGCTGGTCGCTGTTCTGTTTGGCGCGCTCATCGTGGCCGGGCGAGAAATTCAACCCTCTGGGTTGGCCCAACTGCTGCAAGGCATTATCCTCTTCATGGTCATCAGCAGCGATGTTCTCCTACGGTATAAGATTCGCATTATTCGGCTGCAACCCGCAACGGCCGTAGAGGTAGAGACCGCATGA
- a CDS encoding ABC transporter ATP-binding protein: MSESPLAVDMHEVVIRFPGVLANDRVNFTLRQGEIHALLGENGAGKSTLMNALAGLYRPTSGTIKINGELVSFSSPKDAIAKGIGMVHQHFMLVPTQTVTENILLGLDEPRFFMKLKQYDQKVLALQEQFGLRVDPTAKIWQLSVGEQQRVEILKTLYRGANILIMDEPTAVLAPQEIDDLIETMRAMVAQGKSIVFISHKLHEVTAVADRVTILRKGKVTAEGVDIEGMTKRDLAQLMVGRDVVFSVAKTPQQPGDVVLSVQDVHAENNKGVPALRGVSLEVHQGEILGIAGVSGNGQSELAEVITGMRSCQGSILVNGKEVANQPPIVSIHSGVAHVPEDRTHVGSAPNLSITDNTIMKAYREEPVAKGWSVDFNFARENARKLKRAYEILAPSVETMARKLSGGNLQKVILAREISGEPLLMVAVQPTRGLDVGAIEAIQTLILAQREAGTAVLLVSEELEELLSLSDRIAVIYEGEIMGIVPTEEADVEELGLMMTGSHLAEIQKQRATAVTGRVEA, encoded by the coding sequence ATGTCTGAATCACCCTTGGCTGTTGACATGCACGAAGTCGTCATTCGGTTTCCCGGTGTGCTGGCGAATGATCGCGTCAACTTTACGCTGCGGCAGGGGGAAATCCATGCCCTGTTGGGCGAAAATGGCGCGGGTAAAAGCACGTTGATGAATGCCCTGGCCGGTTTGTACCGACCCACATCGGGAACCATCAAAATTAACGGGGAATTGGTCAGTTTTAGTTCGCCCAAAGACGCCATCGCCAAAGGAATTGGCATGGTCCACCAGCACTTTATGCTGGTCCCCACCCAAACGGTGACCGAAAATATTCTATTGGGTCTGGATGAGCCGCGTTTCTTCATGAAGTTGAAGCAATACGACCAGAAAGTGCTGGCTCTGCAAGAGCAGTTTGGGCTGCGCGTGGACCCAACGGCCAAAATCTGGCAGCTTTCGGTGGGCGAGCAGCAGCGGGTGGAGATTTTGAAGACGCTGTACCGGGGGGCGAATATTTTGATCATGGACGAGCCAACGGCCGTTCTTGCGCCGCAAGAAATAGACGACCTCATCGAAACGATGCGCGCGATGGTGGCCCAGGGCAAGTCTATCGTCTTCATCAGCCACAAGCTGCACGAGGTAACGGCCGTTGCCGACCGTGTCACCATCCTGCGCAAAGGCAAAGTCACCGCCGAAGGCGTAGACATCGAAGGCATGACCAAACGGGACCTGGCCCAACTGATGGTCGGGCGCGACGTGGTCTTTTCTGTCGCCAAAACCCCCCAACAACCCGGCGATGTGGTCCTTTCTGTTCAAGACGTGCACGCTGAAAATAACAAGGGCGTTCCCGCCCTGCGCGGCGTCTCGTTGGAAGTGCACCAGGGCGAAATTTTGGGCATTGCCGGCGTTTCCGGCAACGGCCAGAGCGAATTGGCCGAAGTGATCACCGGGATGCGGTCGTGCCAGGGCAGCATCCTCGTCAATGGCAAAGAAGTCGCCAACCAGCCGCCCATTGTCTCCATTCACAGCGGCGTGGCCCATGTGCCCGAAGACCGCACCCACGTCGGCAGCGCCCCCAACCTCAGCATCACCGACAACACCATCATGAAGGCGTACCGCGAAGAACCGGTGGCCAAAGGCTGGAGCGTAGATTTCAACTTCGCCCGCGAAAACGCGCGTAAACTGAAACGAGCTTATGAAATTCTGGCCCCCAGCGTCGAAACGATGGCCCGCAAACTCTCCGGCGGCAACCTGCAAAAGGTGATTCTGGCGCGGGAAATCTCTGGCGAGCCGCTGCTGATGGTGGCCGTACAGCCGACGCGCGGCCTGGATGTGGGAGCCATTGAGGCCATTCAGACCCTCATCTTGGCGCAGCGGGAAGCAGGCACGGCCGTTTTGCTGGTCTCTGAAGAATTGGAAGAACTGCTCTCCCTGAGTGACCGCATCGCCGTCATTTATGAAGGGGAAATCATGGGCATTGTTCCCACAGAGGAGGCCGATGTCGAAGAGTTGGGGTTAATGATGACCGGGTCGCATCTGGCCGAAATACAGAAACAGCGGGCAACGGCCGTCACCGGGAGGGTAGAAGCATGA
- a CDS encoding BMP family ABC transporter substrate-binding protein produces the protein MLLTVVLSLLLAACGGGTTEPAAQEPALVEATAVAPAAEEPAAQEPAAEEPATTTGQYQIPAVQEGKYNVAFVYVGPHDDGGWSQAHDVGRIYVQENVTDVHTAYVENVAEGADAEQVIRSLARKGFDVIFTTSFGFMDASEIVAEEFPDVDIIHISGFKSNEENFGNLMGAMENMKYLAGMLAGSRAKVDGNPKLGYIATFPIPEELRLGNAFALGAQETCPECTVDVRWIFTWHDPILEKEAASSLFGSGVQVVMTGADTPAPAEAAPAGKWGITYDYVGNCTIDACLTSMYWNWGPEYARIVEGSREGTWRGGWEYFDADSGALGLFGFMEGETPMPGVEGLPAEDLAMIRDILAKMLAGEFTRFDVFRGPITDNQGNLVLADGQSLEQIDLDGFKQFGSSCETCMYWWNENVTAELPSLD, from the coding sequence ATGCTTTTAACCGTTGTACTCAGCCTGTTATTGGCTGCCTGCGGCGGTGGAACCACCGAACCGGCCGCTCAAGAACCGGCGCTTGTGGAAGCAACGGCCGTAGCGCCAGCCGCCGAAGAACCAGCCGCTCAAGAACCGGCCGCCGAAGAACCGGCCACCACCACCGGCCAGTACCAGATTCCGGCCGTTCAAGAGGGCAAATACAACGTCGCCTTCGTCTATGTTGGCCCCCACGACGATGGTGGCTGGAGCCAGGCCCACGACGTGGGTCGCATCTACGTGCAAGAAAACGTCACCGACGTACACACCGCCTATGTTGAAAATGTCGCCGAAGGCGCGGACGCCGAACAGGTGATCCGCTCCCTGGCCCGCAAAGGTTTCGATGTCATCTTCACCACCTCCTTCGGCTTCATGGACGCCTCGGAAATCGTCGCCGAAGAATTCCCCGACGTAGACATCATCCACATCAGTGGCTTCAAATCCAACGAAGAGAACTTTGGCAACCTGATGGGCGCCATGGAAAACATGAAATACCTGGCCGGTATGTTGGCCGGTTCCCGCGCCAAAGTAGATGGCAACCCCAAACTGGGCTACATCGCCACCTTCCCCATCCCCGAAGAACTGCGTTTGGGCAATGCCTTTGCCCTGGGCGCGCAAGAAACATGTCCGGAATGTACCGTAGACGTGCGTTGGATCTTCACCTGGCATGATCCTATCCTGGAAAAAGAAGCGGCCTCTTCCCTGTTTGGCAGCGGCGTGCAGGTGGTGATGACCGGCGCGGACACCCCCGCCCCGGCCGAAGCTGCGCCCGCCGGCAAATGGGGCATCACCTACGACTATGTAGGCAACTGCACCATTGACGCCTGCCTCACCTCCATGTACTGGAATTGGGGACCGGAATATGCCCGCATCGTCGAAGGCTCCCGTGAAGGAACGTGGCGTGGTGGTTGGGAATACTTCGACGCCGACAGCGGCGCGCTGGGTCTCTTTGGCTTCATGGAAGGCGAAACGCCAATGCCTGGCGTTGAAGGCTTGCCGGCCGAAGACCTGGCGATGATCCGTGACATCCTGGCGAAAATGTTGGCCGGCGAGTTCACCCGCTTCGACGTTTTCCGCGGCCCCATCACCGACAACCAGGGCAACCTGGTTCTAGCCGATGGCCAAAGCCTGGAGCAAATTGATCTGGACGGTTTCAAGCAGTTTGGCAGCTCTTGCGAGACCTGCATGTATTGGTGGAATGAAAACGTCACCGCCGAACTGCCCAGCCTGGATTAA